One genomic segment of Flagellimonas marinaquae includes these proteins:
- a CDS encoding FKBP-type peptidyl-prolyl cis-trans isomerase: MRYGITIFLCFAIALVSCNNDDDDGVVEVPPRLLAEVATEDHETIKEFLNTHFYNYEDFDTPPSDFDYKIVIDTIAGENAGKKPLMEDAVPLTIKVSSNQFGLSEEETDVEHTYYYIEVREGEGGSPTYADSTLVRYQGSALDGELFDENQDFTWQELPSTYRGYANGISNMKAGTTDQVVDNPDGTYQINNSGLGIIVMPSGLAAFNGTAGTAGTYAPVLFKIELGLYVEDTDSDNDGIPSILEDVNGNGYLLDDNTNADEERFSPVANFRDPDDDGDGVSTRKEISDENGNIILPYPDSNGDGTPDYLDPDIN, encoded by the coding sequence ATGAGGTACGGAATTACAATTTTCTTATGTTTTGCGATCGCTCTCGTATCCTGTAACAATGATGACGATGACGGTGTAGTTGAGGTGCCACCTAGGTTATTGGCCGAAGTAGCGACCGAAGATCACGAAACCATCAAAGAGTTTTTGAACACCCACTTTTACAACTACGAGGATTTTGATACCCCTCCTTCAGATTTCGATTATAAAATTGTTATCGATACCATTGCTGGGGAGAATGCGGGCAAGAAACCATTAATGGAAGATGCGGTTCCGTTGACCATAAAGGTGTCGTCCAACCAATTTGGTTTGAGCGAAGAAGAAACGGATGTAGAGCACACCTATTACTATATTGAGGTTCGTGAAGGCGAGGGGGGGAGCCCCACCTATGCAGATTCAACATTGGTGAGATATCAAGGTTCCGCCTTGGATGGTGAGCTGTTCGATGAAAATCAAGATTTTACGTGGCAGGAGTTGCCTTCGACATACAGGGGCTACGCTAATGGCATTTCCAACATGAAAGCAGGGACTACCGACCAAGTGGTGGATAATCCCGATGGTACCTATCAAATCAACAATAGTGGTTTGGGCATTATTGTTATGCCATCTGGTTTGGCCGCGTTCAATGGTACAGCAGGAACCGCTGGAACCTATGCGCCGGTGCTTTTTAAAATAGAACTAGGCCTTTATGTGGAAGATACCGACAGCGATAATGATGGCATTCCGTCTATTTTGGAAGATGTGAACGGAAATGGTTATTTGCTGGATGATAATACCAATGCCGATGAAGAAAGATTTAGTCCGGTTGCCAACTTCCGTGACCCGGACGATGATGGCGACGGAGTTTCGACCAGAAAGGAAATTTCTGATGAGAACGGCAATATTATACTGCCCTATCCCGATTCGAATGGTGATGGTACACCGGATTATTTAGATCCCGATATCAATTGA
- a CDS encoding transketolase family protein, whose translation MTKYTDQGKQDTRSGYGAGMTELGRTNPNVVALCADLVGSLKIETFIKENPERFFQVGIAEANMMGIAAGLTIGGKIPFASTFANFATGRVYDQIRQSIAYSDKNVKICASHAGLTLGEDGATHQILEDIGLMKMLPGMTVINPCDFNQTKAATIAIAEHHGPVYLRFGRPKVANFTPVDQKFEIGKALMLNQGSDVTIIATGHLVWEALIAAEALENQGISAEVINIHTIKPLDEKAILDSVKKTGCVVTAEEHNYLGGLGESVSRVLASHNPAPQEFVATQDTFGESGTPDQLMEKYGLNNKAIEAAVLKVLKRK comes from the coding sequence ATGACTAAATATACAGATCAAGGAAAACAAGATACGAGAAGCGGATATGGTGCTGGTATGACGGAATTGGGGAGAACCAATCCAAATGTAGTAGCCCTCTGTGCCGACCTTGTAGGCTCCCTTAAAATAGAAACTTTTATTAAGGAAAACCCTGAGCGTTTCTTTCAAGTAGGTATTGCCGAAGCCAATATGATGGGAATTGCTGCAGGTCTGACCATCGGCGGTAAGATTCCTTTTGCATCCACGTTCGCAAATTTTGCAACAGGGCGGGTCTACGATCAAATTAGACAATCCATCGCATATTCGGACAAAAATGTAAAAATATGTGCCTCTCACGCCGGACTAACCCTAGGTGAAGATGGTGCAACACACCAAATTTTGGAAGACATAGGCCTTATGAAGATGCTACCGGGAATGACGGTCATCAACCCATGCGATTTTAACCAAACAAAAGCTGCCACCATTGCCATTGCGGAGCACCATGGTCCGGTTTATCTCCGTTTTGGAAGGCCCAAAGTGGCCAACTTTACTCCAGTGGACCAAAAATTTGAAATTGGAAAAGCTCTAATGCTCAACCAAGGGTCCGATGTCACCATAATCGCAACGGGACATTTGGTTTGGGAGGCCCTAATAGCTGCCGAAGCATTGGAAAACCAAGGTATATCGGCAGAAGTGATCAATATCCATACCATAAAACCTTTGGATGAAAAGGCAATTTTGGATTCCGTTAAAAAAACCGGATGTGTGGTAACGGCCGAGGAACACAATTATTTGGGAGGGCTTGGAGAAAGTGTTTCCAGAGTTCTGGCATCGCATAATCCTGCCCCACAAGAGTTTGTGGCAACTCAAGATACTTTTGGGGAAAGTGGCACTCCAGATCAGCTTATGGAGAAATACGGATTGAACAATAAAGCCATTGAAGCAGCCGTTTTAAAAGTGTTGAAGCGAAAATAG
- a CDS encoding RNA-binding S4 domain-containing protein: MRIDKFLWCVRYFKTRSIASNAVKKGHVKVNGNAVKPSREVYPMDKILVRKNQIDYQLTVLDLPDSRVGAKLVDIYRKDTTPKDAFEHSELLQYAKKHYRKKGLGRPTKKDRRDLDDFMDEPE; the protein is encoded by the coding sequence ATGCGGATAGACAAGTTCCTTTGGTGCGTTAGATACTTTAAAACCCGGAGCATTGCATCCAATGCGGTAAAAAAAGGTCATGTAAAGGTAAACGGAAATGCTGTGAAGCCTTCCCGAGAGGTTTATCCCATGGATAAAATATTGGTCCGAAAAAACCAGATAGATTACCAACTTACCGTTTTGGACCTTCCGGATAGCCGCGTTGGTGCAAAACTGGTGGATATTTACCGAAAGGACACCACTCCCAAAGATGCTTTTGAACACAGCGAACTACTTCAATATGCAAAAAAACATTACCGTAAAAAGGGATTGGGAAGACCTACAAAAAAGGACCGTCGCGATTTGGACGACTTTATGGACGAACCGGAATAA
- a CDS encoding outer membrane beta-barrel protein, with the protein MKKTFLVAVFALIGTTVMAQSGSGFGIKAGLSYNKNGDLISSVGEGGSDIVEGAKGKAGYHFGFWGKLDFPKIYLRPELVYSKTKSSYEVAGDSQDYDVSKLDMPVLLGYKLIGPLHIFAGPAFQYTLNNDLGDLEIEDVKNDFTVGLNAGVGVNLGKLGLDVRYERGFSENEAEFIDANVANVEGRVDSRPSQVIFALSLKL; encoded by the coding sequence ATGAAAAAAACTTTTTTAGTAGCAGTTTTTGCTCTAATCGGAACAACGGTAATGGCCCAAAGTGGCTCTGGTTTTGGTATCAAGGCCGGTTTATCTTACAACAAGAACGGTGATTTGATCAGCTCGGTCGGAGAAGGTGGTTCCGATATTGTGGAAGGAGCCAAAGGTAAGGCCGGTTATCATTTTGGGTTTTGGGGCAAATTGGATTTTCCTAAAATCTATTTGAGACCTGAATTGGTGTATTCCAAAACCAAGAGTTCGTACGAGGTCGCAGGTGATTCTCAGGATTATGATGTCTCCAAATTGGATATGCCCGTTCTTTTAGGATATAAATTGATAGGCCCACTACATATTTTTGCCGGTCCTGCTTTCCAATATACGTTGAACAACGATTTGGGCGATCTTGAAATTGAAGATGTAAAAAATGATTTTACCGTAGGTTTAAATGCCGGTGTCGGCGTTAATTTGGGAAAATTGGGACTCGATGTTAGATATGAAAGAGGCTTCTCCGAAAACGAAGCTGAATTTATTGATGCAAATGTTGCCAATGTCGAAGGAAGGGTAGACTCCAGGCCTTCCCAAGTTATCTTTGCACTATCGCTCAAATTATAG
- a CDS encoding phosphoribosyltransferase family protein: MINRILTHDQIQHIAKRIAYQIYETNVNEKEIVIAGINGSGLSFAKKIIAVLKKITDSEIVLCKVDMNKKNPLESGVSTSLPEADYLNKSIVLVDDVLNSGTTLIYGTHHFLKTPIKQLKTAVLVNRNHKKYPIKADFKGISLSTSLNEHIKVDFEPKNNAVYLE; this comes from the coding sequence ATGATAAACCGCATTCTTACCCACGACCAAATTCAGCATATTGCCAAACGAATCGCCTATCAGATCTATGAGACCAATGTGAACGAAAAGGAAATTGTTATCGCGGGCATAAATGGAAGTGGTTTAAGTTTTGCGAAAAAAATAATCGCCGTACTCAAAAAGATTACAGATTCGGAAATTGTGTTGTGCAAAGTGGATATGAACAAAAAAAATCCGTTGGAAAGTGGCGTGAGCACTTCACTTCCCGAAGCGGATTATCTTAACAAATCCATTGTATTGGTGGACGATGTACTTAATTCCGGAACAACGTTGATATATGGAACCCATCACTTTCTTAAAACACCCATAAAACAGCTTAAAACAGCTGTATTGGTGAACAGAAATCATAAAAAATACCCTATTAAGGCCGATTTTAAGGGCATTTCCCTATCTACCTCTTTGAACGAGCACATTAAGGTGGATTTTGAACCCAAAAACAACGCGGTCTATTTAGAGTAG